Proteins from a genomic interval of Quercus lobata isolate SW786 chromosome 11, ValleyOak3.0 Primary Assembly, whole genome shotgun sequence:
- the LOC115968078 gene encoding putative disease resistance protein RGA4 isoform X2, with protein sequence MADAILYGVVLKIIESLGSSTLKQIGSIWGVNDELEKMNNTVLTIQAVLQDAEEQQVQNKQVEHWLNRLRDVVFDADDLLSEFSTHVLQRKVMGGNKMAKKVRIFFSRSNQLVFSYKMACKIKAIRESLNNISTDRDKYQLNLVERPLETRVVTRRRDTYSFVRETEVIGREEDKKAVRGLLLDSAVKENVSFISIVGIGGLGKTTLAQYVYNDETVKAHFELKIWACVSDVFDVNTIVENIIISANRKKPESCIIEHLANELNEILNQKKYLLVLDDVWNENEEEWEKLKTLLLHGKRGSKVVITTRIELVANITSPISQRYPLKGLSNDQSWALLKRMVFEGEQETISTNFKAIGMDILKKCKGVPLAIKTIGRVLNKKKTKAEWSDMKNIELTNVTELKDGIMPVLKLSYDYLPPHLKCCFAYCSLFPKDYLIDKLTLIQLWIAQGFIQSPDENLRLVDVADDYFKELLWRSFFEEVEEDEGMSGGFKMHDLIHDLAQYVSRIDCILVDSNAKKVNGKGRHLSFPFYNVPFFEENLSTLVRANKIRTFILAYNNWNYNQGTIEESTLKKIISTSRYVRVLDLHGLKMNMLPNTLGTLMHLKYLDLSSNDIEVLPNCIIKLVNLQTLKLSSCEKLRELPVDIQKLVSLNHLHMDGCENLTHMPCGLGQMTSLQTLTFFVVSKGSVGSFKHCGGLVELNKLNDLRGKLEIKNLALVKDASSEFKAANLKEKQHLNELELNWNLEGDDAVDTCDDENSMDGLQPHQSLKSLKMDGYMGVRFSSWLSFLTNLVELRIYRCKKCQYLPPLYQLPTLRELNIWKMDGLEYMTDGDMNDEISASLASPSTFFPSLEALKLWNCLNLKGWWRSVDKGNEATTTSSISSSSSSSSTNHYHQHIPSFPRLSCCYLWDCPKMTCMPLFPNLEEGLYLKNSSLKALKETIEMNNRGGRASSFPSSSSSSSSSFFSPPLSKLKYLHLGYLKELESLPEEWFKNLTSLERLEIRWCPNLTSLPEGMSHLTSLQTLEINNCPNLTSLPERMSHLTSLHTLEIARCPQLKKRCEKENGEDWDKISHIPNLRIENSRFLEYIELLHTLPDIAWASLYGFLIV encoded by the coding sequence atggcTGATGCAATCCTGTATGGCGTTGTACTGAAGATCATTGAAAGCTTGGGCTCCTCCACTCTCAAACAGATTGGATCGATCTGGGGTGTCAACGATGAGCTCGAAAAAATGAACAACACTGTTCTCACTATTCAAGCTGTGCTTCAGGATGCAGAGGAGCAGCAGGTCCAGAACAAACAAGTCGAGCACTGGCTCAACAGGCTCAGAGATGTAGTTTTTGATGCAGATGACTTGCTGAGCGAGTTCTCCACTCATGTGCTTCAGCGTAAGGTGATGGGTGGTAATAAAATGGCAAAGAAGGTACgtattttcttttcaagatcAAACCAacttgtttttagttataaGATGGCTTGCAAAATAAAGGCTATCAGGGAGAGTCTTAATAATATATCAACTGATAGGGACAAATATCAGTTGAATTTGGTAGAGCGTCCTTTAGAGACGCGAGTTGTGACTAGGAGGAGGGACACTTACTCATTTGTACGTGAAACAGAAGTTATCGGGAGAGAGGAGGATAAGAAGGCCGTCAGAGGTCTATTGCTAGACTCTGCTGTGAAAGAGAATGTTTCGTTCATATCCATAGTAGGAATTGGTGGGCTAGGGAAAACCACACTTGCTCAATATGTATACAATGATGAGACTGTCAAGGctcattttgaattgaaaatttgggcGTGTGTTTCGGATGTCTTTGACGTGAATACCAttgttgaaaatataattatatccGCAAATAGAAAAAAACCTGAAAGCTGTATAATTGAACATTTGGCAAATGAACTTAACGAAATTCTCAATCAAAAGAAGTATTTACTTGTGTTGGATGATGTGtggaatgaaaatgaagaagaatggGAAAAATTGAAAACTCTTTTGTTGCATGGTAAAAGGGGAAGTAAGGTGGTGATAACTACACGGATTGAATTGGTTGCAAATATTACCAGCCCAATCTCACAACGATATCCTCTAAAGGGGCTGTCAAATGATCAATCTTGGGCTTTGTTGAAGCGAATGGTATTTGAAGGAGAGCAAGAGACCATCAGTACTAACTTTAAAGCAATTGGTATGGATATACTAAAAAAATGTAAGGGAGTGCCTCTTGCTATAAAGACAATAGGACGggtcttaaataaaaaaaaaacaaaagctgaATGGTCGGACATGAAGAATATTGAACTCACAAATGTAACTGAGTTGAAAGATGGTATCATGCCAGTTTTAAAATTGAGTTACGATTATCTCCCACCACATTTGAAATGTTGTTTCGCATATTGTTCATTGTTTCCCAAAGATTATTTGATTGATAAGTTGACATTGATACAACTATGGATAGCACAAGGATTTATCCAATCACCAGATGAGAACTTACGACTAGTGGATGTTGCCGATGATTACTTCAAGGAGCTACTTTGGAGATCCTTCTtcgaagaagtagaagaagatgaaggcatGAGTGGGGGGTTTAAAATGCATGATTTAATCCATGATCTTGCACAATATGTATCAAGGATTGATTGTATATTGGTTGATTCCAATGCAAAAAAAGTGAATGGAAAAGGACGCCATCTATCGTTTCCATTTTACAATGTTCCATTCTTTGAGGAGAATTTAAGCACATTGGTTAGAGCGAACAAGATACGAACATTTATATTGGCATACAATAATTGGAACTATAATCAGGGAACAATTGAAGAATcaactctcaaaaaaattatttctactTCTAGATACGTGCGTGTGTTAGATCTACATGGTTTAAAGATGAATATGTTGCCAAATACTCTAGGTACTTTGATGCATCTAAAGTACCTTGATCTTTCCTCTAATGATATTGAAGTTCTCCCTAATTGTATTATTAAATTGGTGAATTTGCAAACATTAAAGCTCTCTTCGTGTGAAAAGCTTAGAGAGTTACCCGTAGATATTCAAAAATTGGTCAGTCTCAACCACCTTCACATGGATGGTTGTGAGAATTTGACTCATATGCCATGTGGATTAGGGCAAATGACTTCTCTTCAAACATTAACCTTTTTTGTTGTGAGTAAGGGTTCTGTAGGTTCTTTTAAGCATTGCGGTGGGCTAGTGGAATTAAACAAGCTAAATGACTTGAGAGGAAAATTAGAGATTAAAAATTTGGCATTGGTGAAAGATGCTTCCTCAGAATTCAAAGCAGCAAATTTGAAGGAGAAGCAGCATCTCAATGAGTTGGAATTAAACTGGAATTTGGAGGGTGATGATGCCGTAGATACCTGTGATGATGAAAATTCCATGGATGGCCTCCAACCACATCAAAGTTTAAAATCTTTGAAAATGGACGGGTACATGGGTGTGAGGTTTTCTAGTTGGCTGTCATTCTTAACAAATCTCGTTGAATTAAGAATATACCGTTGTAAGAAGTGCCAATATTTGCCACCGTTGTATCAACTCCCAACTCTCCGAGAACTAAATATTTGGAAAATGGATGGTCTGGAGTACATGACAGACGGGGATATGAATGATGAGATATCTGCTTCACTGGCATCACCATCAACATTTTTCCCATCCCTTGAGGCACTCAAACTTTGGAATTGCCTCAATCTAAAGGGATGGTGGAGGAGTGTGGATAAGGGGAATGAGGCAACAACGACATCatcaatatcatcatcatcatcatcatcatcaactaaTCACTATCACCAACACATACCTTCCTTTCCGCGTCTTTCTTGTTGTTATTTATGGGATTGCCCTAAGATGACTTGCATGCCGCTATTTCCAAATCTTGAAGAAGGGCTTTATTTAAAGAATAGCAGTTTGAAGGCATTGAAAGAGACAATAGAGATGAATAATAGGGGAGGAAGGGCTTCTTCATTTCcgtcctcttcctcttcctcttcctcctccttcttctccCCTCCTCTCTCCAAATTAAAGTATTTGCATTTGGGGTATCTTAAGGAGTTGGAGTCTCTGCCAGAGGAGTGGTTTAAAAACCTAACTTCCCTTGAGAGATTAGAGATTCGGTGGTGTCCCAATCTGACGTCACTTCCCGAAGGGATGAGTCACCTCACCTCTTTACAGACCCTGGAA
- the LOC115968078 gene encoding putative disease resistance protein RGA4 isoform X1 gives MADAILYGVVLKIIESLGSSTLKQIGSIWGVNDELEKMNNTVLTIQAVLQDAEEQQVQNKQVEHWLNRLRDVVFDADDLLSEFSTHVLQRKVMGGNKMAKKVRIFFSRSNQLVFSYKMACKIKAIRESLNNISTDRDKYQLNLVERPLETRVVTRRRDTYSFVRETEVIGREEDKKAVRGLLLDSAVKENVSFISIVGIGGLGKTTLAQYVYNDETVKAHFELKIWACVSDVFDVNTIVENIIISANRKKPESCIIEHLANELNEILNQKKYLLVLDDVWNENEEEWEKLKTLLLHGKRGSKVVITTRIELVANITSPISQRYPLKGLSNDQSWALLKRMVFEGEQETISTNFKAIGMDILKKCKGVPLAIKTIGRVLNKKKTKAEWSDMKNIELTNVTELKDGIMPVLKLSYDYLPPHLKCCFAYCSLFPKDYLIDKLTLIQLWIAQGFIQSPDENLRLVDVADDYFKELLWRSFFEEVEEDEGMSGGFKMHDLIHDLAQYVSRIDCILVDSNAKKVNGKGRHLSFPFYNVPFFEENLSTLVRANKIRTFILAYNNWNYNQGTIEESTLKKIISTSRYVRVLDLHGLKMNMLPNTLGTLMHLKYLDLSSNDIEVLPNCIIKLVNLQTLKLSSCEKLRELPVDIQKLVSLNHLHMDGCENLTHMPCGLGQMTSLQTLTFFVVSKGSVGSFKHCGGLVELNKLNDLRGKLEIKNLALVKDASSEFKAANLKEKQHLNELELNWNLEGDDAVDTCDDENSMDGLQPHQSLKSLKMDGYMGVRFSSWLSFLTNLVELRIYRCKKCQYLPPLYQLPTLRELNIWKMDGLEYMTDGDMNDEISASLASPSTFFPSLEALKLWNCLNLKGWWRSVDKGNEATTTSSISSSSSSSSTNHYHQHIPSFPRLSCCYLWDCPKMTCMPLFPNLEEGLYLKNSSLKALKETIEMNNRGGRASSFPSSSSSSSSSFFSPPLSKLKYLHLGYLKELESLPEEWFKNLTSLERLEIRWCPNLTSLPEGMSHLTSLQTLEINNCPNLTSLPERMSHLTSLHTLEIARCPQLKKRCEKENGEDWDKISHIPNLRIENSRFLEYIELLHTLPVRTRGFYMGRGKQIF, from the coding sequence atggcTGATGCAATCCTGTATGGCGTTGTACTGAAGATCATTGAAAGCTTGGGCTCCTCCACTCTCAAACAGATTGGATCGATCTGGGGTGTCAACGATGAGCTCGAAAAAATGAACAACACTGTTCTCACTATTCAAGCTGTGCTTCAGGATGCAGAGGAGCAGCAGGTCCAGAACAAACAAGTCGAGCACTGGCTCAACAGGCTCAGAGATGTAGTTTTTGATGCAGATGACTTGCTGAGCGAGTTCTCCACTCATGTGCTTCAGCGTAAGGTGATGGGTGGTAATAAAATGGCAAAGAAGGTACgtattttcttttcaagatcAAACCAacttgtttttagttataaGATGGCTTGCAAAATAAAGGCTATCAGGGAGAGTCTTAATAATATATCAACTGATAGGGACAAATATCAGTTGAATTTGGTAGAGCGTCCTTTAGAGACGCGAGTTGTGACTAGGAGGAGGGACACTTACTCATTTGTACGTGAAACAGAAGTTATCGGGAGAGAGGAGGATAAGAAGGCCGTCAGAGGTCTATTGCTAGACTCTGCTGTGAAAGAGAATGTTTCGTTCATATCCATAGTAGGAATTGGTGGGCTAGGGAAAACCACACTTGCTCAATATGTATACAATGATGAGACTGTCAAGGctcattttgaattgaaaatttgggcGTGTGTTTCGGATGTCTTTGACGTGAATACCAttgttgaaaatataattatatccGCAAATAGAAAAAAACCTGAAAGCTGTATAATTGAACATTTGGCAAATGAACTTAACGAAATTCTCAATCAAAAGAAGTATTTACTTGTGTTGGATGATGTGtggaatgaaaatgaagaagaatggGAAAAATTGAAAACTCTTTTGTTGCATGGTAAAAGGGGAAGTAAGGTGGTGATAACTACACGGATTGAATTGGTTGCAAATATTACCAGCCCAATCTCACAACGATATCCTCTAAAGGGGCTGTCAAATGATCAATCTTGGGCTTTGTTGAAGCGAATGGTATTTGAAGGAGAGCAAGAGACCATCAGTACTAACTTTAAAGCAATTGGTATGGATATACTAAAAAAATGTAAGGGAGTGCCTCTTGCTATAAAGACAATAGGACGggtcttaaataaaaaaaaaacaaaagctgaATGGTCGGACATGAAGAATATTGAACTCACAAATGTAACTGAGTTGAAAGATGGTATCATGCCAGTTTTAAAATTGAGTTACGATTATCTCCCACCACATTTGAAATGTTGTTTCGCATATTGTTCATTGTTTCCCAAAGATTATTTGATTGATAAGTTGACATTGATACAACTATGGATAGCACAAGGATTTATCCAATCACCAGATGAGAACTTACGACTAGTGGATGTTGCCGATGATTACTTCAAGGAGCTACTTTGGAGATCCTTCTtcgaagaagtagaagaagatgaaggcatGAGTGGGGGGTTTAAAATGCATGATTTAATCCATGATCTTGCACAATATGTATCAAGGATTGATTGTATATTGGTTGATTCCAATGCAAAAAAAGTGAATGGAAAAGGACGCCATCTATCGTTTCCATTTTACAATGTTCCATTCTTTGAGGAGAATTTAAGCACATTGGTTAGAGCGAACAAGATACGAACATTTATATTGGCATACAATAATTGGAACTATAATCAGGGAACAATTGAAGAATcaactctcaaaaaaattatttctactTCTAGATACGTGCGTGTGTTAGATCTACATGGTTTAAAGATGAATATGTTGCCAAATACTCTAGGTACTTTGATGCATCTAAAGTACCTTGATCTTTCCTCTAATGATATTGAAGTTCTCCCTAATTGTATTATTAAATTGGTGAATTTGCAAACATTAAAGCTCTCTTCGTGTGAAAAGCTTAGAGAGTTACCCGTAGATATTCAAAAATTGGTCAGTCTCAACCACCTTCACATGGATGGTTGTGAGAATTTGACTCATATGCCATGTGGATTAGGGCAAATGACTTCTCTTCAAACATTAACCTTTTTTGTTGTGAGTAAGGGTTCTGTAGGTTCTTTTAAGCATTGCGGTGGGCTAGTGGAATTAAACAAGCTAAATGACTTGAGAGGAAAATTAGAGATTAAAAATTTGGCATTGGTGAAAGATGCTTCCTCAGAATTCAAAGCAGCAAATTTGAAGGAGAAGCAGCATCTCAATGAGTTGGAATTAAACTGGAATTTGGAGGGTGATGATGCCGTAGATACCTGTGATGATGAAAATTCCATGGATGGCCTCCAACCACATCAAAGTTTAAAATCTTTGAAAATGGACGGGTACATGGGTGTGAGGTTTTCTAGTTGGCTGTCATTCTTAACAAATCTCGTTGAATTAAGAATATACCGTTGTAAGAAGTGCCAATATTTGCCACCGTTGTATCAACTCCCAACTCTCCGAGAACTAAATATTTGGAAAATGGATGGTCTGGAGTACATGACAGACGGGGATATGAATGATGAGATATCTGCTTCACTGGCATCACCATCAACATTTTTCCCATCCCTTGAGGCACTCAAACTTTGGAATTGCCTCAATCTAAAGGGATGGTGGAGGAGTGTGGATAAGGGGAATGAGGCAACAACGACATCatcaatatcatcatcatcatcatcatcatcaactaaTCACTATCACCAACACATACCTTCCTTTCCGCGTCTTTCTTGTTGTTATTTATGGGATTGCCCTAAGATGACTTGCATGCCGCTATTTCCAAATCTTGAAGAAGGGCTTTATTTAAAGAATAGCAGTTTGAAGGCATTGAAAGAGACAATAGAGATGAATAATAGGGGAGGAAGGGCTTCTTCATTTCcgtcctcttcctcttcctcttcctcctccttcttctccCCTCCTCTCTCCAAATTAAAGTATTTGCATTTGGGGTATCTTAAGGAGTTGGAGTCTCTGCCAGAGGAGTGGTTTAAAAACCTAACTTCCCTTGAGAGATTAGAGATTCGGTGGTGTCCCAATCTGACGTCACTTCCCGAAGGGATGAGTCACCTCACCTCTTTACAGACCCTGGAA
- the LOC115968078 gene encoding putative disease resistance protein RGA4 isoform X4, with amino-acid sequence MADAILYGVVLKIIESLGSSTLKQIGSIWGVNDELEKMNNTVLTIQAVLQDAEEQQVQNKQVEHWLNRLRDVVFDADDLLSEFSTHVLQRKVMGGNKMAKKVRIFFSRSNQLVFSYKMACKIKAIRESLNNISTDRDKYQLNLVERPLETRVVTRRRDTYSFVRETEVIGREEDKKAVRGLLLDSAVKENVSFISIVGIGGLGKTTLAQYVYNDETVKAHFELKIWACVSDVFDVNTIVENIIISANRKKPESCIIEHLANELNEILNQKKYLLVLDDVWNENEEEWEKLKTLLLHGKRGSKVVITTRIELVANITSPISQRYPLKGLSNDQSWALLKRMVFEGEQETISTNFKAIGMDILKKCKGVPLAIKTIGRVLNKKKTKAEWSDMKNIELTNVTELKDGIMPVLKLSYDYLPPHLKCCFAYCSLFPKDYLIDKLTLIQLWIAQGFIQSPDENLRLVDVADDYFKELLWRSFFEEVEEDEGMSGGFKMHDLIHDLAQYVSRIDCILVDSNAKKVNGKGRHLSFPFYNVPFFEENLSTLVRANKIRTFILAYNNWNYNQGTIEESTLKKIISTSRYVRVLDLHGLKMNMLPNTLGTLMHLKYLDLSSNDIEVLPNCIIKLVNLQTLKLSSCEKLRELPVDIQKLVSLNHLHMDGCENLTHMPCGLGQMTSLQTLTFFVVSKGSVGSFKHCGGLVELNKLNDLRGKLEIKNLALVKDASSEFKAANLKEKQHLNELELNWNLEGDDAVDTCDDENSMDGLQPHQSLKSLKMDGYMGVRFSSWLSFLTNLVELRIYRCKKCQYLPPLYQLPTLRELNIWKMDGLEYMTDGDMNDEISASLASPSTFFPSLEALKLWNCLNLKGWWRSVDKGNEATTTSSISSSSSSSSTNHYHQHIPSFPRLSCCYLWDCPKMTCMPLFPNLEEGLYLKNSSLKALKETIEMNNRGGRASSFPSSSSSSSSSFFSPPLSKLKYLHLGYLKELESLPEEWFKNLTSLERLEIRWCPNLTSLPEGMSHLTSLQTLEIMCCPQLKQRCEKENGEDWDKISHIPNLYIN; translated from the coding sequence atggcTGATGCAATCCTGTATGGCGTTGTACTGAAGATCATTGAAAGCTTGGGCTCCTCCACTCTCAAACAGATTGGATCGATCTGGGGTGTCAACGATGAGCTCGAAAAAATGAACAACACTGTTCTCACTATTCAAGCTGTGCTTCAGGATGCAGAGGAGCAGCAGGTCCAGAACAAACAAGTCGAGCACTGGCTCAACAGGCTCAGAGATGTAGTTTTTGATGCAGATGACTTGCTGAGCGAGTTCTCCACTCATGTGCTTCAGCGTAAGGTGATGGGTGGTAATAAAATGGCAAAGAAGGTACgtattttcttttcaagatcAAACCAacttgtttttagttataaGATGGCTTGCAAAATAAAGGCTATCAGGGAGAGTCTTAATAATATATCAACTGATAGGGACAAATATCAGTTGAATTTGGTAGAGCGTCCTTTAGAGACGCGAGTTGTGACTAGGAGGAGGGACACTTACTCATTTGTACGTGAAACAGAAGTTATCGGGAGAGAGGAGGATAAGAAGGCCGTCAGAGGTCTATTGCTAGACTCTGCTGTGAAAGAGAATGTTTCGTTCATATCCATAGTAGGAATTGGTGGGCTAGGGAAAACCACACTTGCTCAATATGTATACAATGATGAGACTGTCAAGGctcattttgaattgaaaatttgggcGTGTGTTTCGGATGTCTTTGACGTGAATACCAttgttgaaaatataattatatccGCAAATAGAAAAAAACCTGAAAGCTGTATAATTGAACATTTGGCAAATGAACTTAACGAAATTCTCAATCAAAAGAAGTATTTACTTGTGTTGGATGATGTGtggaatgaaaatgaagaagaatggGAAAAATTGAAAACTCTTTTGTTGCATGGTAAAAGGGGAAGTAAGGTGGTGATAACTACACGGATTGAATTGGTTGCAAATATTACCAGCCCAATCTCACAACGATATCCTCTAAAGGGGCTGTCAAATGATCAATCTTGGGCTTTGTTGAAGCGAATGGTATTTGAAGGAGAGCAAGAGACCATCAGTACTAACTTTAAAGCAATTGGTATGGATATACTAAAAAAATGTAAGGGAGTGCCTCTTGCTATAAAGACAATAGGACGggtcttaaataaaaaaaaaacaaaagctgaATGGTCGGACATGAAGAATATTGAACTCACAAATGTAACTGAGTTGAAAGATGGTATCATGCCAGTTTTAAAATTGAGTTACGATTATCTCCCACCACATTTGAAATGTTGTTTCGCATATTGTTCATTGTTTCCCAAAGATTATTTGATTGATAAGTTGACATTGATACAACTATGGATAGCACAAGGATTTATCCAATCACCAGATGAGAACTTACGACTAGTGGATGTTGCCGATGATTACTTCAAGGAGCTACTTTGGAGATCCTTCTtcgaagaagtagaagaagatgaaggcatGAGTGGGGGGTTTAAAATGCATGATTTAATCCATGATCTTGCACAATATGTATCAAGGATTGATTGTATATTGGTTGATTCCAATGCAAAAAAAGTGAATGGAAAAGGACGCCATCTATCGTTTCCATTTTACAATGTTCCATTCTTTGAGGAGAATTTAAGCACATTGGTTAGAGCGAACAAGATACGAACATTTATATTGGCATACAATAATTGGAACTATAATCAGGGAACAATTGAAGAATcaactctcaaaaaaattatttctactTCTAGATACGTGCGTGTGTTAGATCTACATGGTTTAAAGATGAATATGTTGCCAAATACTCTAGGTACTTTGATGCATCTAAAGTACCTTGATCTTTCCTCTAATGATATTGAAGTTCTCCCTAATTGTATTATTAAATTGGTGAATTTGCAAACATTAAAGCTCTCTTCGTGTGAAAAGCTTAGAGAGTTACCCGTAGATATTCAAAAATTGGTCAGTCTCAACCACCTTCACATGGATGGTTGTGAGAATTTGACTCATATGCCATGTGGATTAGGGCAAATGACTTCTCTTCAAACATTAACCTTTTTTGTTGTGAGTAAGGGTTCTGTAGGTTCTTTTAAGCATTGCGGTGGGCTAGTGGAATTAAACAAGCTAAATGACTTGAGAGGAAAATTAGAGATTAAAAATTTGGCATTGGTGAAAGATGCTTCCTCAGAATTCAAAGCAGCAAATTTGAAGGAGAAGCAGCATCTCAATGAGTTGGAATTAAACTGGAATTTGGAGGGTGATGATGCCGTAGATACCTGTGATGATGAAAATTCCATGGATGGCCTCCAACCACATCAAAGTTTAAAATCTTTGAAAATGGACGGGTACATGGGTGTGAGGTTTTCTAGTTGGCTGTCATTCTTAACAAATCTCGTTGAATTAAGAATATACCGTTGTAAGAAGTGCCAATATTTGCCACCGTTGTATCAACTCCCAACTCTCCGAGAACTAAATATTTGGAAAATGGATGGTCTGGAGTACATGACAGACGGGGATATGAATGATGAGATATCTGCTTCACTGGCATCACCATCAACATTTTTCCCATCCCTTGAGGCACTCAAACTTTGGAATTGCCTCAATCTAAAGGGATGGTGGAGGAGTGTGGATAAGGGGAATGAGGCAACAACGACATCatcaatatcatcatcatcatcatcatcatcaactaaTCACTATCACCAACACATACCTTCCTTTCCGCGTCTTTCTTGTTGTTATTTATGGGATTGCCCTAAGATGACTTGCATGCCGCTATTTCCAAATCTTGAAGAAGGGCTTTATTTAAAGAATAGCAGTTTGAAGGCATTGAAAGAGACAATAGAGATGAATAATAGGGGAGGAAGGGCTTCTTCATTTCcgtcctcttcctcttcctcttcctcctccttcttctccCCTCCTCTCTCCAAATTAAAGTATTTGCATTTGGGGTATCTTAAGGAGTTGGAGTCTCTGCCAGAGGAGTGGTTTAAAAACCTAACTTCCCTTGAGAGATTAGAGATTCGGTGGTGTCCCAATCTGACGTCACTTCCCGAAGGGATGAGTCACCTCACCTCTTTACAGACCCTGGAAATTATGTGCTGTCCCCAATTAAAGCAAAGATGCGAGAAGGAAAATGGAGAGGATTGGGATAAGATTTCTCACATCCCAAATCTTTACATAAATTGA